One segment of Arthrobacter sp. MMS18-M83 DNA contains the following:
- a CDS encoding ROK family transcriptional regulator, whose protein sequence is MEALRDRPRTDRHRTDRTGAATLPSDGRAHNLSLVRQTLHSAGAMSRAELSRTLGLTRVTVSDLVSDLLERGHVVELGQSDEVRPGKPAILVDINRQGLQVIGMDLAENSVLRAAVLDLDGNILERVERTIASETGRDVVNQVLELASEAVARATATLLGIGVGTPGIVNADGVVTTAPNFEWKDLALRDLLQEHTGLPTLVSNDADAAVHADHTFGGGSDDMVLVKIGRGVGSGLIVGGRRARGAHSAAGEIGHVTVGTDGGTICKCGKTGCLETWMSVPSLERALTEAAASSEPEAAADVVLREAGERLAIALAPVVGALDLAEVVLSGPRELLEGPLLDAVQQTLLGRLLHQDPAPVSVRLAADAQDIVLRGAAVMVLWNQLGVA, encoded by the coding sequence ATGGAAGCCCTTCGTGACCGCCCCCGGACTGACCGCCACCGCACCGATCGAACAGGCGCCGCGACCCTGCCCTCCGATGGGCGTGCCCACAACCTCTCCTTGGTGCGCCAGACGCTGCACTCGGCAGGTGCGATGAGCCGCGCGGAACTCTCCAGGACGCTGGGCCTGACCCGCGTCACCGTATCAGACCTCGTCTCGGACCTACTCGAGCGCGGCCACGTAGTGGAACTGGGGCAATCGGATGAAGTACGCCCCGGCAAACCGGCCATCCTTGTGGACATCAACCGCCAAGGCCTCCAGGTGATCGGCATGGATCTGGCCGAAAATTCCGTGCTGCGCGCCGCAGTCCTGGACCTTGACGGCAACATCCTCGAACGCGTCGAGCGCACCATTGCTTCGGAAACCGGGCGGGACGTGGTCAACCAGGTACTCGAACTCGCTTCTGAGGCAGTCGCGCGCGCCACCGCCACGTTGTTGGGCATCGGCGTCGGGACCCCCGGCATCGTCAATGCGGACGGCGTGGTCACCACGGCCCCCAACTTCGAATGGAAGGACCTTGCCCTCCGCGACCTCCTCCAGGAACACACTGGCCTGCCGACCCTCGTTTCCAACGACGCAGATGCCGCAGTCCACGCGGACCACACCTTCGGCGGCGGCAGTGACGACATGGTCCTTGTGAAAATCGGCCGCGGCGTCGGCTCCGGACTCATCGTGGGCGGCAGGCGTGCCCGGGGTGCCCACTCCGCGGCAGGGGAAATCGGCCACGTCACGGTCGGCACCGACGGCGGAACCATATGCAAGTGCGGAAAGACCGGCTGCCTCGAAACCTGGATGTCCGTTCCGAGCCTCGAACGTGCCCTCACCGAAGCGGCGGCGAGCTCCGAGCCGGAAGCCGCGGCCGACGTCGTGCTCCGGGAAGCAGGCGAGCGGCTCGCCATCGCCCTCGCGCCCGTGGTGGGCGCGCTCGACTTGGCTGAAGTGGTCCTCAGTGGACCCCGGGAGCTCTTGGAGGGCCCCCTTCTCGACGCCGTCCAGCAGACCCTGCTGGGGCGGCTACTGCACCAGGACCCCGCACCGGTGTCCGTCCGTCTCGCGGCAGACGCACAGGACATTGTCCTGCGCGGAGCCGCCGTGATGGTCCTGTGGAACCAGCTCGGTGTGGCCTGA
- a CDS encoding glucosamine-6-phosphate deaminase, which yields MEVIVAPTPESAASAAAHAVLSGLPAGKRAVLGLATGSSPLGLYAELAAAARAGRVDFSAAVGFALDEYVGLPAGHVQSYRQVLIREVCDVIGLPLAGLNVPDGTGATQAELEAGAAAYDAAIRAAGGVDVQILGIGANGHVGFNEPGSSLSSRTRLKRLTSRTRRDNARFFDNDADVPTHCITQGLGTVLDARRLVLIATGAAKAAAITAAVEGPLTASCPGSILQWHADAVVVLDEAAAAGLANREYYDDAARGLALTP from the coding sequence ATGGAAGTCATTGTCGCGCCCACCCCGGAATCCGCCGCCTCGGCTGCCGCCCACGCCGTCCTCTCGGGGCTTCCCGCGGGCAAGCGGGCAGTGCTGGGACTGGCCACGGGTTCGTCCCCGTTGGGATTGTACGCAGAGCTCGCGGCCGCTGCGCGCGCTGGCCGCGTCGATTTCTCGGCCGCCGTGGGCTTCGCTTTGGACGAATACGTTGGACTCCCGGCTGGACATGTCCAGTCCTACCGGCAGGTGTTGATCCGTGAGGTCTGCGATGTCATCGGGCTCCCGCTGGCAGGGCTGAACGTTCCTGACGGCACCGGTGCCACGCAGGCGGAGCTCGAGGCCGGAGCGGCCGCATACGATGCCGCGATCCGCGCTGCCGGCGGAGTCGACGTGCAGATCCTGGGAATCGGCGCCAACGGTCACGTGGGCTTCAATGAGCCCGGATCCTCGTTGTCGTCCCGCACCCGGCTGAAGCGGCTGACGTCCCGCACGCGGCGGGACAACGCCCGGTTCTTCGACAACGACGCCGATGTCCCGACGCACTGCATCACCCAAGGGTTGGGGACCGTCCTGGATGCGCGTCGGCTGGTGCTCATCGCCACCGGTGCCGCCAAAGCGGCCGCGATCACTGCCGCCGTCGAGGGCCCACTGACGGCCTCGTGCCCCGGATCGATCCTGCAGTGGCATGCCGATGCCGTGGTGGTTCTCGATGAGGCAGCCGCCGCCGGGCTCGCCAACCGGGAATACTACGACGACGCCGCGCGCGGACTCGCGTTGACCCCCTAG
- a CDS encoding MFS transporter — MNMATAPEAPHPASELASGPALSNKGQILAWASWDWGSAAFNAVMTTFVFTVYLTSKAFGGEDSASATLGAALAIAGVAIALLAPVTGQRSDSGGRRKLWLGVNTAIVAVLTGMCFFVFPKPEFLLLGVSLIALGHVFFEFAGVNYNAMLAQISTPANIGKVSGFGWGMGYLGGIVALLVVLQLFVQPSFEWFGASTQDSLNIRLVAVFSALWFFIFALPVLFAVPELSVKKTESRLGFLASYGLLGRRIVAIYRTSPHTIYFLLASAIFRDGLAAVFTFGGVIAAGTFGFELKQVIFFAIFGNVVAAVGAMIGGFLDDRIGPKAVIIISLMGLLVAGTGILVLGNGDYVFFGSHWAGSTTFWVFGLFLSLFVGPAQSSSRAYLARLAPDGESGELFGLYATTGRAVSFLAPALFSLCITMATPLVAPGGAQRWGILGIMVVLLAGLLVILPVKSPGKTEIATVPLR, encoded by the coding sequence ATGAACATGGCAACCGCGCCTGAGGCCCCGCACCCGGCATCCGAGCTTGCGTCCGGGCCCGCCCTGTCCAACAAGGGCCAGATTCTTGCGTGGGCCTCCTGGGACTGGGGTTCCGCAGCATTCAACGCCGTCATGACCACCTTCGTGTTCACGGTTTATCTGACGTCCAAAGCCTTCGGCGGTGAAGACTCTGCCTCGGCAACGTTGGGGGCCGCCTTGGCGATTGCCGGCGTCGCGATCGCCCTCCTGGCGCCCGTCACCGGCCAGCGCTCCGACTCCGGTGGCCGCCGCAAACTATGGCTTGGGGTCAACACAGCGATTGTCGCAGTCCTCACGGGCATGTGCTTCTTCGTCTTCCCCAAGCCCGAGTTCCTGCTCCTTGGCGTATCGCTTATTGCGCTTGGCCATGTGTTCTTCGAGTTCGCGGGCGTCAACTACAACGCCATGCTGGCGCAGATCTCCACCCCTGCCAATATCGGCAAAGTGAGTGGCTTCGGTTGGGGAATGGGGTACCTGGGCGGAATCGTAGCGCTGCTCGTGGTGCTGCAGCTTTTCGTCCAGCCGTCGTTTGAGTGGTTCGGAGCTTCCACTCAGGACAGCCTGAATATCAGGCTCGTGGCTGTTTTCTCCGCGCTCTGGTTTTTCATCTTCGCGCTGCCGGTCCTCTTTGCGGTGCCGGAGCTTTCCGTCAAGAAAACGGAATCCAGGCTCGGATTCCTGGCCTCGTACGGTCTGTTGGGCCGCCGGATCGTGGCGATCTATCGAACCAGCCCGCACACAATCTATTTCCTCCTCGCGAGTGCCATCTTCCGCGACGGCCTCGCGGCGGTCTTCACCTTTGGTGGAGTCATTGCTGCCGGGACCTTTGGATTCGAGCTCAAGCAAGTCATCTTCTTCGCGATTTTCGGAAACGTGGTGGCCGCCGTAGGTGCCATGATCGGCGGGTTCCTGGACGACAGGATCGGACCCAAGGCTGTCATCATCATTTCCCTGATGGGGCTCCTGGTAGCCGGCACTGGAATCCTGGTGCTCGGCAATGGCGACTACGTGTTCTTCGGATCCCACTGGGCAGGCAGCACCACTTTCTGGGTGTTCGGCCTGTTCCTTAGCCTCTTCGTCGGACCGGCCCAGTCGTCCTCCCGCGCCTACCTCGCGAGGCTGGCGCCAGACGGGGAATCCGGCGAATTGTTCGGACTCTACGCCACTACCGGCCGGGCAGTGAGCTTCCTGGCACCGGCGCTCTTTTCCTTGTGCATCACCATGGCAACACCCCTCGTGGCCCCGGGCGGAGCCCAACGCTGGGGCATTCTGGGCATCATGGTGGTGCTCCTCGCCGGCCTGCTGGTGATCCTGCCCGTCAAATCACCTGGCAAGACGGAAATTGCCACAGTCCCGCTGCGCTAA
- a CDS encoding SRPBCC family protein: MAFAEHEVLIGRDAMTVYRFLVDGLNNPLWRSGIRSISLRSGHAGEKGAVYQQTLLGADGRPIAADFQITEARPGAEVRFAVVAGPARPTGGYYLSTEGPNTRLRFALELHPKGLQKLMNTMIQKTIEDEVVQLEQLKAVIEGQATEA, encoded by the coding sequence GTGGCATTTGCAGAGCATGAAGTACTCATTGGTCGCGACGCCATGACCGTCTACCGGTTCCTTGTGGACGGCTTGAACAATCCCCTTTGGCGCAGCGGAATCCGCAGCATTTCCCTCCGCTCCGGACACGCTGGCGAAAAAGGCGCGGTCTATCAGCAGACCTTGTTAGGCGCTGACGGGCGGCCGATTGCGGCTGACTTCCAGATCACCGAGGCCCGGCCCGGCGCAGAAGTGCGTTTCGCCGTCGTCGCCGGTCCTGCGCGCCCCACCGGTGGGTACTATCTCAGTACTGAGGGCCCAAACACGCGCCTGCGGTTCGCGCTGGAGTTACATCCCAAGGGCTTGCAGAAACTCATGAACACGATGATCCAGAAGACCATCGAAGACGAAGTGGTCCAGCTGGAGCAGCTCAAGGCGGTCATCGAGGGGCAGGCGACGGAAGCGTAG
- the dcd gene encoding dCTP deaminase, whose amino-acid sequence MLISDRDIRAEIDSRRIVLEPYDPEMVQPSSVDVRIDRFFRLFDNHKYAHIDPSEEQPELTRLVEVEGEEPFILHPGEFVLGSTYETVSLPDDVAARLEGKSSLGRLGLLTHSTAGFIDPGFSGHVTLELSNVATLPIKLWPGMKIGQLCFFRLSSAAEYPYGSGESGSRYQGQRGPTASRSHLNFHRTSV is encoded by the coding sequence GTGCTGATCTCCGACCGCGACATACGTGCCGAAATCGACTCCCGACGTATTGTCCTGGAGCCCTACGACCCCGAGATGGTTCAGCCGTCCTCAGTGGATGTGAGGATTGACCGCTTCTTCCGGCTGTTCGACAACCACAAATACGCGCACATCGACCCTTCCGAGGAGCAGCCTGAGCTGACCCGCTTGGTTGAGGTCGAAGGCGAGGAGCCTTTCATCCTGCACCCGGGCGAGTTCGTGCTCGGTTCAACGTATGAGACCGTGAGCCTGCCGGACGACGTCGCCGCGCGGCTGGAAGGCAAGTCTTCGCTGGGACGCCTCGGTTTGCTGACGCACTCCACCGCCGGCTTCATCGACCCCGGATTCTCCGGCCACGTGACTTTGGAGTTGTCCAACGTTGCCACGCTTCCCATCAAGCTGTGGCCGGGCATGAAAATCGGTCAGTTGTGCTTCTTCCGCCTCTCCTCGGCCGCTGAATATCCCTATGGCTCCGGTGAATCCGGCAGCCGCTACCAAGGCCAACGCGGCCCCACCGCGAGCCGCAGCCACCTGAACTTCCACAGGACGTCTGTCTAG
- a CDS encoding cation:proton antiporter regulatory subunit, whose translation MNVDETELPGLGVRKDFITASGRRIGVVEMREGETELFVSTWDDPDTCQASIPLTADEAAALGNLLGGQHIAMRLAEAHKEIPGIATRQFSITADSPFSNQPMGKAQIRTRSGVSIVAIMREGEVVPSPAPDLVLHTGDLLVAVGTQEGLDSAAAILRNG comes from the coding sequence ATGAACGTGGATGAGACAGAACTTCCAGGCCTTGGGGTCCGCAAGGATTTCATCACGGCCTCGGGACGCCGGATCGGTGTTGTCGAGATGCGCGAAGGCGAAACCGAGCTTTTCGTCTCTACTTGGGACGATCCCGATACCTGCCAGGCGTCCATCCCGTTGACCGCCGACGAAGCAGCCGCCCTGGGCAACCTCCTGGGCGGGCAGCACATCGCCATGCGCCTCGCCGAGGCCCACAAGGAAATCCCCGGCATTGCCACGCGGCAGTTCTCGATCACCGCGGACTCCCCTTTTAGCAACCAGCCCATGGGCAAAGCCCAGATCCGCACCCGCAGCGGTGTCTCGATCGTGGCGATCATGCGCGAAGGAGAAGTGGTTCCGTCACCGGCACCCGACCTCGTCCTTCACACGGGTGATCTGCTAGTGGCTGTCGGTACGCAGGAAGGTCTTGACTCTGCGGCTGCCATTCTGCGCAACGGCTGA
- a CDS encoding N(5)-(carboxyethyl)ornithine synthase: protein MTLGILSSSRKPDERRLPVHPLHLERIVPELRQHIRLERGYGERFGFSDSQLEPLVGGMASREELISESDVILLPKPQPEDLADLRDGQVLWGWPHCVQDRAITQLAIDKKLTLIAFEAMNHWASDGGFGLHVFHKNNELAGYCSVIHALALTGSTGDYGRRLSAVVIGFGATARGAVTALNAHGIHDVQVLTNRGVAAVGSPIHSVRIVQFDHDQNAPFLSEVITDRGRLPLAPFLAASDIVVNCTLQDPNSPLTYLRTEDLDAFQPGSLIVDVSCDEGMGFSWAQTTTFAEPMFTVGDHINYYAVDHSPSYLWNSSSWEISEALLPFVETVISGPEAWDANETISRAIEIRDGIIRNPDVLQFQGRAADYPHLVP from the coding sequence ATGACCCTCGGAATCCTTTCCTCATCGCGGAAGCCGGACGAGCGCCGGCTTCCAGTCCATCCCCTGCATCTGGAGCGCATTGTTCCGGAACTCAGGCAGCACATCCGGCTGGAGCGCGGCTACGGCGAGCGATTCGGCTTTTCGGACAGCCAACTGGAGCCTTTGGTCGGTGGCATGGCAAGCCGCGAAGAATTGATCTCCGAGTCAGATGTGATCCTCCTGCCCAAGCCGCAACCGGAAGACCTTGCCGATCTCCGTGACGGGCAGGTCCTCTGGGGCTGGCCGCACTGCGTCCAGGACCGGGCGATCACCCAGCTCGCCATCGATAAGAAGCTGACCTTGATCGCCTTCGAGGCGATGAACCACTGGGCCAGCGACGGCGGCTTTGGCCTCCACGTCTTCCACAAGAACAACGAGCTTGCAGGCTACTGTTCCGTCATCCATGCCCTTGCCCTGACTGGCTCCACCGGTGATTACGGGAGGCGCCTCAGCGCCGTCGTGATTGGTTTCGGAGCCACAGCGCGTGGCGCGGTCACCGCCCTGAATGCCCATGGCATCCACGACGTCCAGGTCCTGACAAACCGCGGTGTTGCGGCGGTCGGCTCCCCTATCCACTCGGTGCGGATCGTGCAGTTCGACCACGACCAGAACGCCCCGTTCCTGAGTGAGGTCATTACGGATCGTGGCCGCCTGCCGTTGGCGCCGTTCCTCGCAGCAAGCGACATCGTGGTCAATTGCACCCTGCAGGACCCGAACTCGCCGCTGACGTACCTGCGGACTGAGGACCTGGACGCGTTCCAGCCGGGAAGCTTGATTGTCGACGTCTCCTGCGACGAAGGAATGGGCTTCAGTTGGGCGCAGACCACGACCTTCGCCGAACCCATGTTCACCGTGGGCGACCACATCAACTACTACGCGGTGGACCACAGCCCGTCCTACTTGTGGAACTCGTCCAGCTGGGAGATCAGCGAAGCGCTCCTGCCGTTCGTCGAGACCGTCATTTCGGGCCCGGAAGCCTGGGACGCCAACGAGACAATCTCCCGTGCCATCGAGATCCGGGACGGCATCATCCGCAACCCGGACGTGCTGCAATTCCAGGGGCGCGCGGCCGACTACCCGCACCTTGTGCCCTAA
- a CDS encoding cation:proton antiporter, which yields MDPLALTLIELGAVVSCLGLLARLAGRIGMSPIPLYLVGGLAFGAGGLIKLDGMHEFAHLSGEIGVILLLLMLGLEYTAAELVTGLRRSWQAGVLDLILNFLPGAGIAVLLGWGLVGAIVMGGVTYISSSGIAAKVITDLGRIGNRETPVVLAILVFEDLTMAIYLPILTAILAGVGFLGGLQTVGIALAVVTLVLVVALKHGHRVSQAVHSENSEVFLLNLLGAALLVAGIASALQVSAAVGAFMLGIAISGATAHSATRILEPLRDLFAAIFFVAFGLNTDPSTIPPVLGWALLLALATTVTKLLTGFWAAKRAGIAVPGRFRAGAALIARGEFSIVIAGLAVTSGAVPPDLAALATAYVLLMAIAGPLAARFVEPVVKVFRKSPRKPKASEPVASFET from the coding sequence ATGGACCCCCTGGCCCTGACCCTCATTGAGCTGGGCGCGGTCGTCTCCTGCCTCGGGCTCTTGGCTCGATTGGCCGGCAGGATCGGCATGTCCCCCATTCCGCTTTATCTGGTCGGGGGACTGGCCTTCGGGGCGGGTGGTCTGATCAAGCTCGATGGCATGCACGAGTTCGCGCATCTTTCCGGCGAAATCGGTGTCATCCTGCTCCTGTTGATGCTCGGATTGGAATATACGGCGGCCGAACTCGTCACAGGCTTGCGACGGTCCTGGCAAGCAGGCGTGCTGGACCTGATACTGAATTTCCTTCCTGGTGCGGGTATCGCCGTCTTGCTCGGCTGGGGACTTGTGGGCGCGATCGTCATGGGTGGTGTCACCTATATTTCGTCGTCGGGCATCGCCGCGAAAGTGATCACGGATCTCGGCCGAATCGGTAACCGTGAGACTCCGGTGGTGCTGGCCATCCTGGTGTTCGAAGACCTCACCATGGCCATCTATCTGCCGATCCTCACCGCGATCCTCGCGGGCGTGGGTTTCCTGGGCGGACTCCAGACCGTGGGTATTGCATTGGCCGTGGTCACCCTGGTGCTGGTGGTGGCCCTCAAACACGGCCACCGGGTGTCCCAGGCCGTGCACAGCGAAAACTCTGAAGTCTTCCTGCTCAATCTCCTCGGTGCCGCGCTTTTGGTAGCGGGTATCGCGTCCGCCCTCCAGGTCTCCGCGGCCGTGGGCGCGTTCATGCTCGGCATTGCGATTTCCGGGGCAACCGCCCACAGCGCGACGCGAATTCTCGAGCCTCTGCGGGATCTCTTTGCCGCTATCTTCTTCGTAGCCTTCGGTCTGAACACGGACCCGTCCACCATCCCGCCGGTACTCGGCTGGGCACTGCTCTTGGCCTTAGCGACCACTGTTACCAAGTTGCTGACCGGATTCTGGGCCGCCAAGCGGGCAGGCATTGCCGTACCTGGCCGGTTCCGCGCGGGAGCCGCCCTGATAGCCCGCGGCGAGTTCTCGATTGTCATTGCGGGTTTGGCCGTAACCTCGGGAGCAGTCCCGCCGGATCTCGCAGCCCTCGCCACGGCGTATGTGCTGCTCATGGCCATCGCCGGACCGCTCGCAGCCCGTTTCGTGGAGCCCGTGGTCAAGGTCTTCCGCAAGTCTCCGCGCAAGCCGAAAGCATCCGAACCCGTTGCCTCCTTCGAGACGTGA
- a CDS encoding glycoside hydrolase family 3 protein, which produces MDTIQSPATQSFATGPARAHLRRLAAGTLMPGFTGIAVPVWILDAYDAGLAAVCLYGTNVASPVQLRELCAGLRSHSPSTLIAVDEEGGDVTRLHYLTGSTQPGNAVLGRLDDVELTAASASAIGYELAGLGINLNLAPDADVNSAPDNPVIGVRSFGAEPDLVARHTAAWIRGLEDAGVASCAKHFPGHGDTTTDSHLALPRVTANAATLDARELVPFRALVAAGGATVMTSHILVEALDPNHPATFSSRILQDLLRRDMGFEGVIITDALDMAGASAETGVPEAAVRALVAGADLLCLGSETGPALFERTLNAIADAVEEGRLPLERLADAAARTAALSSRFPAAGAAEIQEAAIRGQLGLQTGQPQPSGMVADAKELDGERIAEAFEVSEAAEKWLARQEPVAIVQVETGANFAVGHVPWGPAAATQAVVGEGEVPDGARVAVVGRGLDAEHPLWTVFARLRAEGHAVIAVECGWPRGGADIVTYGASLTVSQALTSLLLDGTVKA; this is translated from the coding sequence ATGGACACGATTCAGTCCCCCGCTACCCAGTCCTTTGCCACCGGGCCCGCCCGCGCGCACCTCCGCCGATTGGCGGCAGGCACCCTCATGCCCGGATTCACCGGTATCGCCGTCCCCGTCTGGATCCTGGATGCGTACGACGCCGGGCTCGCGGCTGTGTGCCTCTACGGCACCAATGTGGCGTCCCCCGTGCAGTTGCGCGAGCTCTGCGCCGGGCTCCGCTCCCATTCCCCGAGCACGCTCATCGCCGTCGATGAAGAGGGCGGCGACGTCACGCGTCTGCACTACCTCACCGGATCAACGCAGCCCGGCAACGCCGTGCTTGGGCGGTTGGACGACGTCGAACTGACCGCCGCCAGCGCCAGCGCCATCGGCTACGAACTCGCAGGCCTGGGCATCAACCTCAACCTGGCCCCGGATGCCGACGTCAATTCCGCTCCGGACAATCCTGTGATCGGCGTGCGCAGCTTCGGGGCCGAACCGGACCTGGTGGCCCGGCACACTGCCGCCTGGATCCGTGGACTCGAAGACGCCGGTGTGGCATCCTGCGCCAAGCACTTCCCGGGCCACGGCGACACCACCACCGATTCGCACCTTGCGCTCCCGCGGGTCACGGCCAACGCCGCTACGCTGGATGCCCGCGAACTAGTCCCGTTCCGCGCGCTCGTCGCGGCGGGTGGCGCCACCGTCATGACCAGCCACATCCTGGTTGAGGCCCTGGACCCGAATCACCCCGCCACTTTCTCCTCGCGCATCCTGCAAGACCTGCTTCGCCGGGACATGGGATTCGAGGGCGTCATCATCACGGATGCCCTGGACATGGCCGGGGCATCCGCCGAGACAGGCGTCCCTGAAGCGGCCGTCCGTGCACTGGTGGCCGGGGCGGACCTGCTGTGCCTGGGCTCCGAAACAGGCCCGGCCCTCTTCGAACGGACGCTCAACGCGATCGCCGACGCCGTTGAGGAGGGACGCCTGCCCCTTGAGCGGCTGGCTGATGCCGCTGCCCGCACGGCGGCGTTGTCCTCGCGCTTCCCCGCCGCGGGCGCCGCGGAAATCCAGGAGGCCGCCATCAGGGGCCAGCTAGGGCTCCAAACCGGCCAGCCGCAGCCTTCCGGCATGGTTGCCGATGCCAAGGAACTCGACGGCGAGCGCATCGCCGAGGCCTTCGAGGTGTCCGAGGCAGCCGAAAAGTGGCTCGCGCGGCAGGAGCCCGTGGCCATCGTGCAGGTTGAAACCGGAGCCAATTTCGCCGTCGGTCACGTGCCCTGGGGTCCCGCCGCCGCGACTCAAGCGGTGGTCGGCGAAGGCGAGGTGCCCGACGGCGCCCGGGTCGCCGTCGTCGGGCGCGGCCTGGATGCCGAGCACCCGCTCTGGACCGTTTTCGCCCGGTTGAGGGCGGAAGGACACGCGGTGATCGCCGTCGAGTGCGGCTGGCCGCGCGGCGGGGCGGACATCGTCACCTATGGTGCGTCCCTCACGGTTTCCCAGGCCCTGACATCACTGCTGCTGGACGGCACTGTCAAAGCCTGA